Proteins from a single region of Hypanus sabinus isolate sHypSab1 chromosome 26, sHypSab1.hap1, whole genome shotgun sequence:
- the LOC132381422 gene encoding protein FAM98A-like, whose protein sequence is MKCLVVLMLLTPASFCPPPDSVTLISEFLGSELQAARLLRSRRPPQEGQQAPKDAGGSDEVFRELQALCRALGLAEPTAGAPVATLFRDLELKIQDVSSSLPEGAVGNPLLTRSLEPRQWERLEEIHRAMCAEYECRRQMLITRLDVTVQSFHWSERAQQHGAAMVRLYEPLRDVLCSRPSVTLALLLSAREDLSVITKTTSQSSREKTACAVNKILMGPVPDRGGRPGEIEPPMVGWESRRSGSGGRKEKRRGKGRRH, encoded by the exons ATGAAGTGCCTGGTTGTGCTGATGCTCCTGACTCCTGCGTCCTTCTGCCCCCCCCCTGATTCTGTGACGTTGATTTCAGAGTTCCTGGGCTCGGAGCTGCAGGCTGCGAGGCTCCTTCGCTCCAGGCGGCCCCCGCAGGAAGGGCAGCAGGCGCCGAAGGACGCCGGCGGCAGTGACGAGGTCTTCAGAGAGCTGCAGGCTCTCTGCCGAGCGCTGGGCCTGGCCGAGCCCACGGCAGGGGCTCCCGTGGCAACGCTCTTCAGGGACCTGGAGCTGAAA ATCCAAGACGTCAGTTCCAGTCTGCCAGAGGGCGCGGTGGGGAATCCCTTGCTGACCAGGAGCCTGGAGCCTCGCCAGTGG GAGCGCCTGGAGGAGATCCATCGAGCCATGTGCGCGGAGTACGAGTGCCGCCGGCAGATGCTGATCACTCGCCTGGACGTGACGGTGCAGTCGTTCCACTGGTCGGAGCGCGCGCAG CAACACGGAGCGGCAATGGTTCGTCTGTACGAGCCTCTGAGAGACGTTCTCTGCTCCCGGCCTAGTGTAACGCTCGCCCTCCTACTCTCTGCGCGGGAGGACCTCTCCGTAATCACCAAGACCACCAGCCAGAGCAGTCGGGAGAAAACCGCCTGTGCTGTCAACAAG ATCCTGATGGGCCCCGTGCCGGATCGCGGGGGGAGACCTGGTGAGATCGAGCCGCCGATGGTTGGGTGGGAAAGCAGGAGGAGTGGGAGCGGAGGGAGAAAGGAGAAGCGGAGGGGTAAAGGCCGGCGGCACTAA